From one Lolium rigidum isolate FL_2022 chromosome 4, APGP_CSIRO_Lrig_0.1, whole genome shotgun sequence genomic stretch:
- the LOC124648247 gene encoding protein CHUP1, chloroplastic-like, translated as MVAGRVKAAMGFQRSPATPKSTSTSSARKPTTPRRRPSGSPAPPPASGAKTTSFARSFGAYFPRSSAQVQPARAASVPSTGPEAGELARLVEELQECESRLRTELLEHKILKETVVIVPFLETELAAKSSELGRCRDALARLQADNARLKAELEASVATVSSREQRIAELERQLAEAARPQRGASDDCSSSDYSGSRPNAGSDPAKPACKSVPPPPPPPPPMPASAKSKSYFSSSSRASPASSGSSASSTPSCSSDTAASTGRKPDLCKLPPIPPPPPPPPPSMPAKRSRSASSSPSTSTGGGSKRAAGPPPPPPPPPPPSGPCVRRVPEVVEFYHSLMRRDSKRDGGGGGGSDAGPSGSGAANARDMIGEIENRSSHLLAIRSDVERQGDFIRFLIKEVEGAAFADIDDVVTFVKWLDVELSRLVDERAVLKHFDWPEQKADALREAAFGYRDLKKVEAEVASFSDDPRQNCSSALKKMQALFEKLEHGVYSLGRVRDGAMNRYRGYQIPWEWMQDTGIVSQLKIQSVKFARKYLGRVSAELEATQGGPDEEELMLQGVRFAFRVHQFAGGFDGDTMRAFQEIKEKASALQSQRDQQQLQQQRLAAGRS; from the exons ATGGTGGCCGGCAGAGTCAAGGCGGCCATGGGCTTCCAGCGCAGCCCGGCGACGCCCaagtccacctccacctcctccgcgcGCAAGCCG ACGACCCCGCGGCGCCGGCCCTCGGgctcgcccgcgccgccgcccgcctcgggcGCCAAGACGACGTCCTTCGCGCGCTCCTTCGGGGCCTACTTCCCGCGCTCCTCCGCGCAGGTGCAGCCGGCGCGCGCGGCGTCCGTGCCGTCGACGGGGCCGGAGGCGGGCGAGCTGGCGCGCCTCGTCGAGGAGCTGCAGGAGTGCGAGTCCCGCCTGCGCACCGAGCTGCTGGAGCACAAGATCCTCAAGGAGACCGTCGTCATCGTGCCCTTCCTCGAGACCGAGCTCGCCGCCAAGAGCAGCGAGCTCGGCCGCTGCAGGGACGCCTTGGCCAGGCTCCAGGCCGACAACGCCCGGCTCAAGGCCGAGCTCGAGGCCTCCGTCGCGACTGTTTCCAGCAGGGAGCAGAGGATTGCGGAGCTGGAGAGGCAGCTGGCGGAGGCCGCGAGGCCGCAGCGAGGCGCCTCCGACGATTGCTCGTCGTCGGACTACTCCGGGAGCCGCCCCAATGCAGGCAGCGACCCCGCCAAGCCGGCGTGCAAGTCCgtccctccgcctcctccgccgccgcctccaatgcCGGCGTCCGCGAAGAGCAAGTCCTACTTCTCCAGCTCGTCccgcgcctcgccggcgagctccgGCTCGTCGGCCTCGTCAACCCCGTCCTGCTCTTCCGACACGGCCGCATCAACGGGCCGTAAGCCGGACCTCTGCAAGCTCCCACCgatcccgcccccgcccccgccgcctccACCGTCAATGCCGGCAAAAAGATCCCGGAGCGCGAGCTCCTCGCCGTCGACCTCAACCGGTGGAGGCAGTAAGCGCGCCGccgggcctccgccgccgccgcctcccccgccgcccccgtccggccCGTGCGTGAGGCGCGTCCCCGAGGTGGTGGAGTTCTACCACTCGCTCATGCGGCGGGACTCCaagcgggacggcggcggcggcggcggctccgacgCCGGGCCGAGCGGTTCCGGCGCCGCGAACGCCAGGGACATGATCGGGGAGATCGAGAACCGCTCCTCCCACCTTCTGGCG ATCAGATCCGACGTGGAGAGGCAGGGcgacttcatccggttcctcatcAAGGAGGTGGAAGGCGCGGCATTCGCCGACATCGATGACGTCGTCACCTTCGTCAAGTGGCTTGACGTCGAGCTCTCACGCCTG GTGGATGAACGGGCGGTGCTCAAGCACTTTGACTGGCCGGAGCAGAAGGCGGACGCGCTCCGGGAGGCGGCCTTCGGCTACCGCGACCTGAAGAAGGTTGAGGCGGAGGTGGCGTCATTCTCCGACGATCCACGGCAGAACTGCTCTTCTGCTCTCAAGAAGATGCAGGCACTCTTCGAGAA GTTGGAGCATGGGGTGTACAGCCTTGGGCGTGTGCGTGATGGTGCGATGAACCGCTACCGCGGGTACCAGATCCCATGGGAGTGGATGCAGGACACTGGAATCGTCAGTCAG CTCAAAATCCAGTCGGTAAAGTTCGCAAGGAAGTACCTTGGACGGGTCTCTGCCGAGCTCGAGGCCACACAAGGTGGCCCCGACGAAGAGGAGCTCATGCTCCAGGGAGTCCGGTTCGCCTTCAGAGTTCACCAG TTCGCAGGAGGATTTGATGGTGACACGATGCGCGCCTTCCAGGAGATCAAGGAGAAGGCGTCCGCGCTCCAGTCGCAGCGGGATCAGCAGCAACTGCAACAGCAAAGGCTCGCCGCTGGCAGAAGCTGA